The following coding sequences lie in one Musa acuminata AAA Group cultivar baxijiao chromosome BXJ1-8, Cavendish_Baxijiao_AAA, whole genome shotgun sequence genomic window:
- the LOC135680393 gene encoding probable calcium-binding protein CML46: MEKPLPTAPYHSLALTEPIVLHFNKTISMGVVLKNKISMGFLFRHPAPCASGVVDRVRPGDSADGSEAPELTREDVETVMEIITGMPCGADGEQLEEMRGVFEGEEPSLEEVAEAFSVFDDDGDGVIEPLDLHRVLCKLGFPEGAALEACRRMIAAYDENDDGRIDFKEFIKVVEGSFFD; this comes from the coding sequence ATGGAGAAACCATTGCCAACTGCACCGTACCACTCCCTCGCACTCACAGAGCCCATCGTGCTCCACTTCAACAAGACCATCTCCATGGGGGTCGTCCTGAAGAATAAGATATCCATGGGGTTCCTCTTCCGGCACCCAGCGCCGTGCGCATCGGGGGTCGTCGATCGTGTCAGACCCGGCGACTCGGCCGACGGTAGCGAGGCGCCCGAGTTGACCAGAGAAGACGTGGAGACGGTGATGGAGATCATTACGGGCATGCCTTGCGGCGCGGACGGTGAGCAGCTCGAGGAGATGCGTGGCGTGTTTGAGGGGGAGGAGCCGAGCTTGGAGGAAGTGGCGGAGGCGTTCTCCGTCTTCGATGATGACGGTGACGGGGTCATAGAGCCCCTGGACCTGCATCGTGTTCTCTGCAAGCTGGGCTTCCCGGAGGGGGCGGCATTGGAGGCATGCCGACGGATGATCGCGGCGTACGACGAGAACGACGACGGGAGGATCGATTTCAAGGAGTTCATCAAAGTTGTGGAGGGCAGCTTCTTTGATTAa
- the LOC135680394 gene encoding granule-bound starch synthase 2, chloroplastic/amyloplastic-like, whose protein sequence is MAFAPARGGESTFSTSISASVSTPSDFASKFHGIILNNLGNYEFGILIVCILPVCLVQGRGPVEDFFHVDLPDQHMDLFKLYEPMGGDHFNIFAAGLKTADRVITVSRGYAWELTTSEGGWGLHEIINENNWKFQGIVNGIDTVDWNPELDLHLQSDGYRNYSIETLQAGKPQCKAALQKELGLPVREDVPLIGFIGRLDHQKGVDLIAGAMPWIVGQDAQLVMLGTGRADLEEMLRKFDREHHNKERAWVGFSVKMAHRITAGADVLLMPSRFEPCGLNQLYAMKYGTVPVVHAIGGLRDTVIPFDPFRESGFGWTFDRAEANKLINALGNCLNTYRNQKENWKGLQTRGMAQDLSWDNAAKHYEEVLVSAKYQW, encoded by the exons ATGGCATTCGCTCCAGCCAGAGGAGGGGAATCCACATTTTCTACCTCAATATCTGCTTCTGTATCTACACCATCAGATTTTGCTTCC AAGTTTCATGGCATCATTCTAAACAACTTAGGAAACTACGAGTTCGGAATCCTTATCGTCTGCATTCTACCTGTTTGTCTTGTCCAGGGTCGTGGTCCAGTTGAGGACTTCTTCCATGTCGACTTGCCCGATCAACACATGGACCTCTTCAAGCTGTATGAGCCGATGGGAGGTGACCACTTCAACATCTTCGCGGCCGGCCTCAAGACTGCTGACCGCGTGATCACCGTCAGCCGTGGCTACGCATGGGAGCTCACAACATCCGAAGGTGGGTGGGGACTCCATGAGATCATAAACGAGAACAACTGGAAGTTCCAAGGCATCGTCAACGGGATCGACACAGTGGACTGGAACCCTGAGCTGGATCTTCACCTGCAATCCGATGGCTACAGAAACTATTCCATTGAGACTCTGCAAGCCGGGAAACCACAGTGCAAGGCGGCGCTGCAGAAGGAGCTCGGCCTCCCTGTCCGCGAGGACGTCCCCCTCATCGGATTCATCGGCCGGCTGGATCACCAGAAGGGCGTCGACCTCATTGCGGGTGCGATGCCTTGGATCGTCGGGCAGGACGCGCAGCTGGTGATGCTGGGCACCGGACGGGCCGACCTGGAGGAGATGCTGCGCAAGTTCGACAGGGAGCACCACAACAAGGAGAGGGCGTGGGTGGGGTTTTCGGTGAAGATGGCGCACAGGATCACCGCAGGGGCGGACGTCCTGCTCATGCCATCGCGGTTCGAGCCCTGCGGGCTGAACCAGCTGTACGCCATGAAGTACGGCACGGTCCCGGTGGTGCACGCCATCGGCGGGCTTCGCGACACGGTGATCCCGTTCGATCCCTTCAGGGAGAGCGGGTTCGGGTGGACGTTCGACCGGGCGGAGGCCAACAAGCTGATCAATGCGCTGGGGAACTGCCTCAACACCTACAGGAACCAGAAGGAGAATTGGAAGGGCCTGCAGACGCGAGGGATGGCGCAGGACCTGAGCTGGGACAACGCCGCCAAACATTACGAGGAAGTCCTCGTCTCAGCAAAGTATCAGTGGTGA